The following coding sequences are from one Streptomyces sp. NBC_01485 window:
- a CDS encoding ABC transporter substrate-binding protein — protein MKRSGRCLAVATTVAAMAISLAACGGGSSGASADGTVTLHVQAWKGGGAEPANVAEINKAFEKANPKIKVDFEYITANDTYTQKLQPELLGGKAGDVIMVDTDRMKKWGASGYLADLSGESWASRITPDAKQFAQADGKTLAMPMELIGIGLYANMDLLKKAGIAEVPADWPTFLADLAKVKKAGIDPIALPDKSGWTGSSVLQAAGSTVVYQKNKQWDADFLAGKASFDPDWKEPLQQLKTLEDQGYVNWKNELGVDEWAQGPQDFSAGKSAFWYQGAWQVSNVKKAGFPVSFAPWPGGAAGTKPNGMLFAGTMWSVNSQSQQGDAAREYVKFWSQNQNLSKYLEAEHAESPFISGLTPESAETTAFTTAFKDGRYRILPSDSWYGAAAETATGSKIQAFLLGKASAAQTLKDIQTAASAK, from the coding sequence GACGGCACCGTGACCCTCCACGTGCAGGCGTGGAAGGGCGGCGGCGCGGAGCCCGCCAACGTCGCCGAGATCAACAAGGCCTTCGAGAAGGCCAACCCGAAGATCAAGGTCGACTTCGAGTACATCACCGCGAACGACACCTACACGCAGAAGCTCCAGCCCGAGCTGCTCGGCGGCAAGGCCGGCGACGTGATCATGGTCGACACGGACCGGATGAAGAAGTGGGGCGCCTCCGGTTACCTCGCCGACCTGTCCGGGGAGTCGTGGGCGAGCCGGATAACCCCGGACGCCAAGCAGTTCGCGCAGGCCGACGGCAAGACCCTCGCGATGCCGATGGAGCTGATCGGCATCGGTCTGTACGCCAACATGGACCTGCTGAAGAAGGCGGGCATCGCCGAAGTCCCCGCTGACTGGCCGACGTTCCTCGCCGACCTCGCCAAGGTCAAGAAGGCCGGCATCGACCCCATCGCGCTGCCCGACAAGTCCGGCTGGACCGGCAGCTCGGTCCTCCAGGCCGCCGGATCGACCGTCGTCTACCAGAAGAACAAGCAGTGGGACGCCGACTTCCTGGCCGGCAAGGCGTCCTTCGACCCGGACTGGAAGGAACCCCTCCAGCAGCTCAAGACGCTGGAGGACCAGGGGTACGTCAACTGGAAGAACGAGCTGGGCGTCGACGAGTGGGCACAGGGCCCGCAGGACTTCAGCGCGGGCAAGAGCGCCTTCTGGTACCAGGGCGCCTGGCAGGTCTCCAACGTCAAGAAGGCCGGCTTCCCGGTCTCCTTCGCCCCCTGGCCGGGCGGCGCCGCCGGCACCAAGCCCAACGGGATGCTCTTCGCCGGCACCATGTGGTCCGTCAACTCCCAGTCCCAGCAGGGTGACGCGGCGCGCGAGTACGTCAAGTTCTGGTCGCAGAACCAGAACCTCTCCAAGTACCTCGAGGCCGAGCACGCGGAGTCGCCCTTCATCAGCGGCCTGACGCCGGAGAGCGCCGAGACGACGGCGTTCACCACGGCCTTCAAGGACGGCCGCTACCGGATCCTCCCGTCCGACTCCTGGTACGGCGCCGCCGCCGAGACCGCGACCGGCTCCAAGATCCAGGCCTTCCTGCTGGGCAAGGCGTCCGCCGCGCAGACCCTCAAGGACATCCAGACCGCGGCGTCCGCGAAGTAA
- a CDS encoding carbohydrate ABC transporter permease has product MFHRRRATMAAFLLPAIVVYGVFMLYPLARGVYLSMTDSLGGPIANFVGTQQYRAMADDPAVTDALWHTVLYAAVVVIVQNGLGLLFASMLFRRPKVRRTLSVVLLTPTLISPVMAAFIWSYLFAPTGGINALLDLVGLHGLGHVWLGDTSTALYSVAAVNIWMFTGYSCAIFLASYMSMPTELLEAAALDGASGWRRFVSIEWPLLAPALTVNVTLSLIGSLKVFEFPLVLTNGGPAGATDTLTLLVYRNVFGGGKFAYGVALSVVLLVTVVVLSSATSSLLRLRERRI; this is encoded by the coding sequence GTGTTCCACCGACGGCGCGCCACCATGGCCGCCTTCCTGCTTCCGGCGATCGTCGTGTACGGCGTGTTCATGCTGTACCCGCTGGCCCGAGGCGTCTACCTGAGCATGACCGACAGCCTCGGCGGCCCGATCGCCAACTTCGTCGGCACCCAGCAGTACCGTGCCATGGCCGACGACCCGGCCGTCACCGACGCCCTGTGGCACACCGTGCTCTACGCGGCCGTCGTCGTGATCGTGCAGAACGGCCTCGGACTGCTCTTCGCGAGCATGCTGTTCCGCCGGCCGAAGGTGCGCAGGACGCTCAGCGTCGTCCTGCTGACACCGACGCTGATCTCCCCGGTCATGGCCGCCTTCATCTGGTCGTACCTGTTCGCCCCGACCGGCGGCATCAACGCGCTGCTCGACCTGGTCGGCCTGCACGGTCTGGGCCACGTCTGGCTCGGCGACACCTCGACCGCGCTGTACTCGGTGGCCGCCGTCAACATCTGGATGTTCACCGGCTACTCCTGCGCGATCTTCCTCGCCAGCTACATGAGCATGCCGACCGAGCTGCTGGAGGCGGCCGCACTGGACGGCGCGAGCGGCTGGCGGCGCTTCGTCAGCATCGAATGGCCGCTGCTGGCCCCGGCGCTCACCGTCAACGTGACGCTCAGCCTGATCGGCTCGCTGAAGGTCTTCGAGTTCCCCCTCGTCCTGACCAACGGCGGCCCCGCCGGAGCGACGGACACGCTGACCCTGCTGGTGTACCGGAACGTCTTCGGCGGCGGGAAGTTCGCCTACGGCGTCGCGCTGTCGGTCGTGCTCCTGGTGACCGTCGTCGTCCTGTCCAGCGCCACCTCCTCCCTGCTCCGGCTGCGCGAGCGACGTATCTGA
- a CDS encoding carbohydrate binding domain-containing protein, with protein sequence MKRRRTDRPGVRASRVLTLLATLAGALLLPAHTALAAGTTFFVDCSAATNGSGTQASPWNSVGSVNSTTFAAGDSVLFAAGTTCTGQLSPGGSGASGSPITMGAYGTGAKPIINANGATGPVIHLLNQQYWEIGGLELTNAAASPAYRSGVLAENGSGGVLHHIRVHDMNIHHISGWSGGWYATNAGVGVQTNHTTPVSTWDDVVIENNTFDHVDRIAVAVTPDGDGQGTGQTTGTVIRDNTMTFDGADDILVVKNDGALIEGNKAGFGGAKATCPPSGQYCNGASAGIWMSGSNDTLVQNNEVYCHVNFADGTGFDVDWGNHNTTFQYNYSHQNLGGFMLVMPPFSIAGEPTSTVPSDGTVIRYNISENDGTNAGCPAAGNPTHGTGVFHFVGGVPNKSGSSVAVPQIYNNSIYVNQSGLNTKILYSRAGGSISGTLSFRNNAVFNYGTGGYFTTSAGSVYSNNLFYGTHPASEPADSAKVVTDPEFRNPGNTTTSGPYTGADAYQVHPSSPVIRAGAVISGNGGKDAFGNTVSATAAPNIGAYNGTGGNLVSNAGFETGAMSPWTNSGAAPSVTSTGARTGGSALTTQASGSGANQNLTGLTPNTTYLLTGWAKVANAGETLAIGVKSYGGAETFTNVATSSYSQAAVLFTTGSGNTSALVYCWKNAGGTGAGNCDDLAVEPLSSATNAVTNPGFETGALTPWAQSAGTASSVVASNARSGTNSLQTGAGSSGAIQTAGSLASGGTYLLTGWAKAATAGEEVAVGVKSFGGTETFLRASTTSYAQQPIFFTTGATATSAAVYCYKNAGSAAGYCDDYTLIKLS encoded by the coding sequence ATGAAGCGTCGCAGAACGGACCGTCCGGGAGTCCGGGCGTCCCGCGTACTCACCCTGCTCGCCACCCTGGCGGGCGCCCTCCTCCTCCCGGCCCACACCGCCCTGGCCGCGGGCACCACCTTCTTCGTCGACTGCTCGGCCGCCACCAACGGCAGCGGTACCCAGGCCAGCCCCTGGAACTCGGTCGGCAGCGTCAACAGCACCACCTTCGCCGCCGGCGACAGCGTCCTCTTCGCCGCCGGCACCACCTGCACCGGCCAGCTCAGCCCCGGCGGCTCGGGCGCCTCGGGCAGCCCGATCACCATGGGCGCGTACGGCACCGGCGCCAAGCCGATCATCAACGCGAACGGCGCCACCGGTCCCGTCATCCACCTGCTCAACCAGCAGTACTGGGAGATCGGCGGCCTGGAGCTGACCAACGCGGCGGCCTCGCCCGCCTACCGGTCCGGCGTCCTCGCCGAGAACGGCTCGGGCGGCGTCCTGCACCACATCCGGGTGCACGACATGAACATCCACCACATCAGCGGCTGGTCGGGCGGCTGGTACGCCACCAACGCGGGCGTCGGCGTCCAGACCAACCACACCACCCCCGTCTCCACCTGGGACGACGTGGTGATCGAGAACAACACCTTCGACCACGTGGACCGCATCGCCGTGGCCGTCACCCCGGACGGCGACGGCCAGGGCACCGGCCAGACCACGGGCACGGTCATCCGCGACAACACGATGACCTTCGACGGCGCGGACGACATCCTCGTCGTCAAGAACGACGGCGCCCTCATCGAAGGCAACAAGGCCGGCTTCGGCGGCGCGAAGGCCACCTGCCCGCCCTCCGGCCAGTACTGCAACGGCGCCTCCGCCGGCATCTGGATGTCCGGCAGCAACGACACCCTCGTCCAGAACAACGAGGTCTACTGCCACGTCAACTTCGCCGACGGCACCGGCTTCGACGTCGACTGGGGCAACCACAACACCACGTTCCAGTACAACTACAGCCACCAGAACCTCGGCGGCTTCATGCTGGTCATGCCGCCGTTCTCGATCGCGGGCGAGCCGACCTCGACCGTCCCCAGCGACGGCACGGTGATCCGCTACAACATCAGCGAGAACGACGGCACCAACGCGGGCTGCCCCGCTGCGGGCAACCCGACCCACGGCACGGGCGTCTTCCACTTCGTCGGCGGCGTCCCCAACAAGAGCGGCAGCTCGGTCGCCGTCCCGCAGATCTACAACAACAGCATCTACGTCAACCAGAGCGGCCTGAACACCAAGATCCTGTACTCGCGCGCGGGCGGCAGCATCTCCGGCACGCTCTCCTTCCGCAACAACGCGGTCTTCAACTACGGCACCGGCGGCTACTTCACCACCAGCGCCGGCTCCGTCTACTCCAACAACCTCTTCTACGGCACCCACCCGGCCTCCGAACCGGCCGACTCGGCGAAGGTCGTCACCGACCCCGAGTTCCGCAACCCGGGCAACACCACCACCTCCGGTCCGTACACGGGCGCCGACGCCTACCAGGTCCACCCGTCCTCTCCCGTGATCCGGGCCGGAGCGGTCATCAGCGGCAACGGCGGCAAGGACGCCTTCGGCAACACCGTCTCCGCGACGGCCGCGCCCAACATCGGCGCCTACAACGGAACCGGCGGCAACCTCGTCTCCAACGCCGGGTTCGAGACCGGCGCGATGAGCCCCTGGACCAACAGCGGCGCCGCCCCCTCCGTCACGTCCACGGGCGCCCGCACCGGCGGCTCCGCGCTGACCACCCAGGCCAGCGGCAGCGGCGCCAACCAGAACCTGACCGGCCTCACCCCGAACACCACCTACCTCCTCACCGGCTGGGCCAAGGTGGCGAACGCGGGGGAGACCCTCGCCATCGGCGTCAAGAGCTACGGCGGCGCCGAGACGTTCACCAACGTGGCGACGTCGTCGTACTCCCAGGCCGCGGTGCTGTTCACCACGGGCAGCGGCAACACCTCCGCCCTGGTCTACTGCTGGAAGAACGCCGGTGGCACCGGCGCCGGCAACTGCGACGACCTCGCGGTGGAGCCCCTGTCGTCCGCCACCAACGCGGTCACCAACCCGGGCTTCGAGACGGGCGCCCTGACCCCCTGGGCCCAGAGCGCGGGTACGGCGTCCAGCGTGGTCGCCTCCAACGCCCGCAGCGGCACGAACTCCCTGCAGACCGGGGCCGGCTCCAGCGGCGCCATCCAGACGGCCGGCTCTCTCGCCTCCGGCGGCACCTACCTGCTGACCGGCTGGGCCAAGGCGGCCACCGCCGGTGAGGAGGTGGCGGTCGGCGTGAAGAGCTTCGGCGGGACGGAAACGTTCCTGCGGGCCTCGACGACGTCCTACGCGCAGCAGCCCATCTTCTTCACCACGGGCGCCACCGCCACCTCGGCCGCCGTCTACTGCTACAAGAACGCCGGCTCCGCGGCCGGTTACTGCGACGACTACACCCTGATCAAGCTCTCCTGA
- a CDS encoding glycoside hydrolase family 43 protein: MYVVSYFTNADEALHLAYSHDGEEFATVNGGRPVLRGTVGTGRLRDPFIGVGPDGLFHLLATDGWTSPHIVHATSADLVTWSTQELLPVMAEVEGALNAWAPEFFLDRGTGLYHLIWSSVVESGGTAEGRDFEHIGQNHRIWHCTTEDFRTFSAPGLFFDPGHSVIDATVRELDGGGFLMAYKDERGTNDLVTAHKDIHLTTFDTPGGPWTSATGPVTPSVVEGPSIFRRGDEMVMIFDHFLEGRYGAVRSKDGVDWELVSLTLPPGMRHASVLETPLPASLPPR; the protein is encoded by the coding sequence ATGTACGTGGTCTCCTACTTCACCAACGCCGACGAGGCGCTCCACCTGGCCTACAGCCACGACGGCGAGGAATTCGCGACGGTGAACGGCGGCCGTCCCGTGCTGCGCGGCACGGTCGGCACCGGCAGACTGCGCGATCCGTTCATCGGGGTGGGCCCCGACGGCCTGTTCCACCTGCTGGCCACCGACGGCTGGACGAGCCCCCACATCGTCCACGCCACCTCGGCCGACCTCGTCACCTGGTCGACCCAGGAACTCCTCCCGGTCATGGCCGAGGTGGAGGGCGCACTGAACGCCTGGGCGCCGGAGTTCTTCCTGGACCGCGGGACCGGGCTGTACCACCTGATCTGGTCGTCGGTCGTCGAGTCCGGGGGCACGGCCGAGGGCCGCGACTTCGAACACATCGGCCAGAACCACCGCATCTGGCACTGCACCACCGAGGACTTCAGGACGTTCTCCGCCCCCGGACTCTTCTTCGACCCCGGCCACTCGGTCATCGACGCCACCGTGCGGGAGCTGGACGGCGGCGGATTCCTCATGGCCTACAAGGACGAACGCGGCACCAACGACCTCGTCACCGCGCACAAGGACATCCACCTGACCACCTTCGACACCCCCGGCGGTCCATGGACCTCCGCCACGGGGCCGGTCACTCCCTCGGTGGTGGAAGGACCGTCTATCTTCCGCCGCGGAGACGAGATGGTGATGATCTTCGATCACTTCCTCGAGGGACGGTACGGAGCGGTCCGCAGCAAGGACGGCGTGGACTGGGAGCTCGTCTCCCTGACGCTGCCGCCGGGCATGCGACACGCCTCCGTCCTCGAAACACCCCTCCCGGCATCGCTGCCGCCGCGCTGA
- a CDS encoding carbohydrate ABC transporter permease: MTSDITAPDAPSVSGTRPATRLPAGGTTSRAPGNPLRRLAGGLGTALLCLGTLLFVLPFLFTVVTSLRTAADVARSPLGIPHSLTLKNFSDAFSQIHYGPSTLNTLLITGLSCLAVTVIGSLAAYPLARITQHWSTAVYRLFILGTSVPVFVVVAPLYLLMRDLNLLDTYTGVVLIYIALNLPVAVFFYTSFIRSIPADLEEAAALDGCGAFRTFFTIILPLLRPVTSTLLTFVSLQIWNDLLVPLVFLQNPDKRTVMVNAYSFIDPHTVQPTSLFPAALLGVVPLLIIFVFFQRQVVAGMSAGAVKS, translated from the coding sequence ATGACTTCAGACATCACCGCGCCGGACGCCCCGTCGGTGTCCGGGACCCGGCCCGCCACCCGACTCCCCGCCGGGGGTACGACGTCCAGGGCGCCCGGCAACCCGCTGCGCCGCCTCGCCGGCGGCCTCGGCACCGCTCTGCTCTGCCTGGGCACGCTGCTGTTCGTCCTGCCCTTCCTCTTCACGGTCGTCACCTCGCTGCGCACCGCGGCCGACGTGGCCCGTTCCCCCCTGGGCATCCCGCACTCGCTGACCCTGAAGAACTTCTCCGACGCCTTCAGTCAGATCCACTACGGGCCCAGCACCCTCAACACCCTGCTCATCACCGGCCTTTCGTGCCTGGCCGTCACCGTGATCGGCTCGCTCGCGGCCTACCCCCTCGCCCGGATCACCCAGCACTGGTCCACCGCCGTGTACCGGCTGTTCATCCTCGGCACGTCCGTCCCCGTCTTCGTCGTCGTGGCGCCGCTGTACCTGCTGATGCGCGACCTGAACCTGCTGGACACCTACACGGGCGTCGTCCTCATCTACATCGCCCTGAACCTCCCGGTCGCCGTGTTCTTCTACACCAGCTTCATCCGCTCCATCCCGGCGGACCTGGAGGAGGCGGCGGCACTCGACGGCTGCGGCGCCTTCCGTACCTTCTTCACGATCATCCTGCCGCTGCTGCGCCCGGTGACCAGCACGCTGCTGACCTTCGTCTCCCTGCAGATCTGGAACGACCTGCTGGTACCCCTGGTGTTCCTGCAGAACCCGGACAAGCGGACCGTCATGGTGAACGCCTACTCGTTCATCGACCCGCACACCGTGCAGCCGACCAGCCTGTTCCCGGCCGCGTTGCTCGGCGTCGTGCCGCTGCTGATCATCTTCGTCTTCTTCCAGCGCCAGGTGGTCGCCGGCATGTCCGCCGGAGCGGTCAAGTCCTGA